A single genomic interval of Syngnathoides biaculeatus isolate LvHL_M chromosome 1, ASM1980259v1, whole genome shotgun sequence harbors:
- the pdcd6ip gene encoding programmed cell death 6-interacting protein isoform X1: MATFISVPLKKSSDVDLVKPLSKYVTSTYPAGDEQAEYIRAVEELNKLRRNALGRPLDKHESSLELLLRYYDQLCAVEPKFPFSENQLCLTFTWKDSFDKGSLFGGSAKLALASLGYEKTCVLFNVAALASQIASEQNLENDEGLKNAAKYYQLASGAFGHIKDTVLSALNREPTMDIAPETVGALSVIMLAQAQEVFFLKATTDRMKDGVIAKLSNQAADFYGDAFKQCQYKDNLPKYFYFQEVLPVLAAKHCIMQANAELHQSVIAKQKKRFGEEIARLQHAAELVKTVASRYDEYVSVKDLTDKINRSLAAAKKDNDFIYHDRVPEVKDLEPIGKAALVKATAVTPPLSQKFSDVFEKMVPMAVQQSMSVYGQRKSETVNRLVGTMREATNLCNGVLASLNLPAALEDLSGDSVPQSIAEKARSIVQQGGLRSIEQLIKDLPELLTRNREILDEALKMLDDEETTDNELRAKFNQRWNRTPSGDLYKPLRSEGANFRNILDKAVQADQVVKDRYDAHCDAIALLCKPESELSAALPSANPAKTLQGSEVVGVLRSQLARLDEVKREREALESDIKAVTFDMSAAFLGALAKDGAINEEQLSLAQLDQLYGQYNQRVQASLRQQEELLGQIQTSHQEFSGLKQSNTEANQREEVLKKLASAHDSYVEIGNNLREGTKFYNDLTEILLKFQNKCCDIVFARKTERDELLKELQQSIAREPSAPNFNVPAYQSQPPAPPGGPTPAPRTVFNQVPPQAPQLTQAKSQPPARPPPPVLTPQSSAAAAPPADNPPPVAQGPPYPAYQGYPQYFQMPMGYNPYAYGQYNVPYVPYQAGPGQAGYPGAPPAAQGYPGYPPQPSQQPSQQQNYYPQQ; encoded by the exons ATGGCGACGTTTATCTCCGTGCCGCTGAAAAAGTCCTCGGACGTGGACTTGGTGAAGCCGCTGTCGAAGTACGTGACGTCCACTTACCCGGCGGGCGACGAGCAAGCGGAGTACATCCGAGCCGTGGAGGAGCTCAACAAGCTCCGGCGGAACGCGCTGGGGAGGCCGCTGGACAAGCACGAGAGCTCCTTGGAGCTTTTACTCAG ATATTACGACCAGCTGTGCGCCGTGGAGCCCAAGTTTCCCTTCAGCGAGAACCAG CTCTGCTTAACCTTCACGTGGAAGGACTCCTTCGATAAAGGCTCGCTGTTCGGCGGATCCGCCAAGCTGG CGTTGGCCAGCCTGGGCTACGAGAAGACGTGCGTGCTGTTCAACGTCGCGGCGCTGGCCAGCCAGATCGCCTCCGAGCAGAACCTGGAAAACGACGAGGGCCTCAAGAACGCCGCCAAGTACTACCAG CTGGCCAGCGGCGCCTTCGGCCACATCAAAGACACGGTTCTGTCGGCCCTCAACCGCGAGCCCACCATGGACATCGCCCCCGAAACGGTGGGCGCCCTCAGCGTCATCATGCTGGCCCAAGCGCAGGAGGTCTTCTTCCTCAAGGCCACCACAG ACAGGATGAAGGACGGCGTCATCGCCAAGCTGTCCAATCAGGCGGCGGACTTCTACGGCGACGCCTTCAAGCAGTGTCAGTACAAAGACAACCTGCCCAAG tatttttattttcaggaagTTCTGCCGGTGCTGGCGGCCAAGCACTGCATCATGCAGGCCAACGCCGAGCTCCACCAGAGCGTCATCGCCAAGCAGAAGAAGCGCTTCGGCGAGGAGATCGctcgcctgcag CACGCGGCCGAGCTGGTCAAGACGGTGGCGTCGCGCTACGACGAGTACGTGAGCGTCAAGGACCTGACGGACAAGATCAACCGATCGCTCGCCGCCGCCAAGAAAGACAACGACTTCATCTACCACGACCGCGTGCCCGAAGTCAAGGACCTGGAGCCCATCGGCAAGGCGGCGTTGGTTAAGGCCACCGCCGTCACGCCGCCGCTCAGCCAGAAGTTCTCAG ACGTGTTTGAGAAGATGGTTCCCATGGCGGTGCAGCAATCCATGAGCGTGTACGGCCAGCGCAAGTCTGAGACGGTCAACAGGCTGGTCGGAACCATGCGGGAGGCCACCAACCTCTGCAACGG GGTGCTGGCGTCCCTCAACCTGCCGGCGGCTCTGGAGGATCTCTCCGGAGACTCCGTCCCGCAGTCCATTGCCGAGAAGGCCCGGTCCATCGTGCAGCAGGGGGGGCTGCGGAGCATCGAGCAGCTCATCAAGGACCTGCCGGAGCTGCTCACCCGCAACAGGGAGATCCTGGACGAG GCGCTGAAAATGCTGGACGACGAGGAGACGACGGACAACGAGCTGAGGGCCAAGTTCAACCAGCGCTGGAACAGGACGCCCTCCGGGGACCTCTACAAGCCGCTCCGCTCGG aGGGCGCCAACTTCCGCAACATCCTGGACAAGGCGGTGCAGGCGGACCAGGTGGTGAAGGACCGCTACGACGCCCACTGCGACGCGATCGCGCTGCTGTGCAAGCCCGAGAGCGAGCTGAGCGCCGCGCTGCCCTCCGCCAACCCCGCCAAGACGCTGCAGGGCAGCGAGGTGGTGGGCGTGCTGCGCTCGCAGCTGGCCCGGCTGGACGAGGTGAAGCGGGAGCGCGAGGCGTTGGAGTCCGACATCAAGGCCGTCACCTTCGACATGTCCGCCGCCTTCCTCGGGGCGCTGGCCAAGGACGGCGCCATCAACGAGGAGCAGCTCTCGCTGGCGCAGCTGGACCAGCTGTACGGCCAGTACAACCAGAGGGTGCAGGCCAGCCTCCGCCAGCAGGAGGAGCTGCTGGGACAGATTCAG ACGTCGCACCAGGAGTTCAGCGGCCTGAAGCAGTCCAACACGGAGGCCAACCAGCGAGAGGAAGTCCTCAAGAAGCTGGCCTCGGCCCACGACAGCTACGTGGAGATCGGCAACAACCTGCGCGAAGGCACCAAG TTCTACAACGACCTGACCGAGATCCTGCTCAAGTTCCAGAACAAATGCTGCGACATCGTCTTTGCGCGCAAGACGGAGCGGGACGAGCTACTCAA ggagCTGCAGCAGAGTATCGCCCGCGAGCCCAGCGCCCCCAACTTCAACGTCCCCGCCTACCAGAGCCAACCCCCGGCCCCACCCGGCGGCCCGACTCCCGCGCCCAGGACCGTATTT AACCAGGTCCCCCCGCAGGCCCCCCAGCTgacccaagccaagtcccagcCCCCCGCCAGGCCCCCGCCCCCCGTCTTGACTCCCCAGAGCTCGGCGGCCGCCGCGCCCCCCGCCGACAACCCTCCGCCGGTGGCTCAGGGACCCCCTTACCCCGCCTACCAAGGGTACCCGCA GTACTTCCAGATGCCGATGGGCTACAACCCGTACGCCTACGGCCAGTACAACGTGCCCTACGTGCCCTACCAGGCGGGCCCGGGCCAGGCGGGCTACCCGGGCGCCCCCCCGGCCGCTCAGGGCTACCCCGGGTACCCCCCGCAGCCCTCCCAGCAACCCTCGCAGCAGCAGAACTATTACCCGCAGCAATAA
- the pdcd6ip gene encoding programmed cell death 6-interacting protein isoform X2, whose product MATFISVPLKKSSDVDLVKPLSKYVTSTYPAGDEQAEYIRAVEELNKLRRNALGRPLDKHESSLELLLRYYDQLCAVEPKFPFSENQLCLTFTWKDSFDKGSLFGGSAKLALASLGYEKTCVLFNVAALASQIASEQNLENDEGLKNAAKYYQLASGAFGHIKDTVLSALNREPTMDIAPETVGALSVIMLAQAQEVFFLKATTDRMKDGVIAKLSNQAADFYGDAFKQCQYKDNLPKEVLPVLAAKHCIMQANAELHQSVIAKQKKRFGEEIARLQHAAELVKTVASRYDEYVSVKDLTDKINRSLAAAKKDNDFIYHDRVPEVKDLEPIGKAALVKATAVTPPLSQKFSDVFEKMVPMAVQQSMSVYGQRKSETVNRLVGTMREATNLCNGVLASLNLPAALEDLSGDSVPQSIAEKARSIVQQGGLRSIEQLIKDLPELLTRNREILDEALKMLDDEETTDNELRAKFNQRWNRTPSGDLYKPLRSEGANFRNILDKAVQADQVVKDRYDAHCDAIALLCKPESELSAALPSANPAKTLQGSEVVGVLRSQLARLDEVKREREALESDIKAVTFDMSAAFLGALAKDGAINEEQLSLAQLDQLYGQYNQRVQASLRQQEELLGQIQTSHQEFSGLKQSNTEANQREEVLKKLASAHDSYVEIGNNLREGTKFYNDLTEILLKFQNKCCDIVFARKTERDELLKELQQSIAREPSAPNFNVPAYQSQPPAPPGGPTPAPRTVFNQVPPQAPQLTQAKSQPPARPPPPVLTPQSSAAAAPPADNPPPVAQGPPYPAYQGYPQYFQMPMGYNPYAYGQYNVPYVPYQAGPGQAGYPGAPPAAQGYPGYPPQPSQQPSQQQNYYPQQ is encoded by the exons ATGGCGACGTTTATCTCCGTGCCGCTGAAAAAGTCCTCGGACGTGGACTTGGTGAAGCCGCTGTCGAAGTACGTGACGTCCACTTACCCGGCGGGCGACGAGCAAGCGGAGTACATCCGAGCCGTGGAGGAGCTCAACAAGCTCCGGCGGAACGCGCTGGGGAGGCCGCTGGACAAGCACGAGAGCTCCTTGGAGCTTTTACTCAG ATATTACGACCAGCTGTGCGCCGTGGAGCCCAAGTTTCCCTTCAGCGAGAACCAG CTCTGCTTAACCTTCACGTGGAAGGACTCCTTCGATAAAGGCTCGCTGTTCGGCGGATCCGCCAAGCTGG CGTTGGCCAGCCTGGGCTACGAGAAGACGTGCGTGCTGTTCAACGTCGCGGCGCTGGCCAGCCAGATCGCCTCCGAGCAGAACCTGGAAAACGACGAGGGCCTCAAGAACGCCGCCAAGTACTACCAG CTGGCCAGCGGCGCCTTCGGCCACATCAAAGACACGGTTCTGTCGGCCCTCAACCGCGAGCCCACCATGGACATCGCCCCCGAAACGGTGGGCGCCCTCAGCGTCATCATGCTGGCCCAAGCGCAGGAGGTCTTCTTCCTCAAGGCCACCACAG ACAGGATGAAGGACGGCGTCATCGCCAAGCTGTCCAATCAGGCGGCGGACTTCTACGGCGACGCCTTCAAGCAGTGTCAGTACAAAGACAACCTGCCCAAG gaagTTCTGCCGGTGCTGGCGGCCAAGCACTGCATCATGCAGGCCAACGCCGAGCTCCACCAGAGCGTCATCGCCAAGCAGAAGAAGCGCTTCGGCGAGGAGATCGctcgcctgcag CACGCGGCCGAGCTGGTCAAGACGGTGGCGTCGCGCTACGACGAGTACGTGAGCGTCAAGGACCTGACGGACAAGATCAACCGATCGCTCGCCGCCGCCAAGAAAGACAACGACTTCATCTACCACGACCGCGTGCCCGAAGTCAAGGACCTGGAGCCCATCGGCAAGGCGGCGTTGGTTAAGGCCACCGCCGTCACGCCGCCGCTCAGCCAGAAGTTCTCAG ACGTGTTTGAGAAGATGGTTCCCATGGCGGTGCAGCAATCCATGAGCGTGTACGGCCAGCGCAAGTCTGAGACGGTCAACAGGCTGGTCGGAACCATGCGGGAGGCCACCAACCTCTGCAACGG GGTGCTGGCGTCCCTCAACCTGCCGGCGGCTCTGGAGGATCTCTCCGGAGACTCCGTCCCGCAGTCCATTGCCGAGAAGGCCCGGTCCATCGTGCAGCAGGGGGGGCTGCGGAGCATCGAGCAGCTCATCAAGGACCTGCCGGAGCTGCTCACCCGCAACAGGGAGATCCTGGACGAG GCGCTGAAAATGCTGGACGACGAGGAGACGACGGACAACGAGCTGAGGGCCAAGTTCAACCAGCGCTGGAACAGGACGCCCTCCGGGGACCTCTACAAGCCGCTCCGCTCGG aGGGCGCCAACTTCCGCAACATCCTGGACAAGGCGGTGCAGGCGGACCAGGTGGTGAAGGACCGCTACGACGCCCACTGCGACGCGATCGCGCTGCTGTGCAAGCCCGAGAGCGAGCTGAGCGCCGCGCTGCCCTCCGCCAACCCCGCCAAGACGCTGCAGGGCAGCGAGGTGGTGGGCGTGCTGCGCTCGCAGCTGGCCCGGCTGGACGAGGTGAAGCGGGAGCGCGAGGCGTTGGAGTCCGACATCAAGGCCGTCACCTTCGACATGTCCGCCGCCTTCCTCGGGGCGCTGGCCAAGGACGGCGCCATCAACGAGGAGCAGCTCTCGCTGGCGCAGCTGGACCAGCTGTACGGCCAGTACAACCAGAGGGTGCAGGCCAGCCTCCGCCAGCAGGAGGAGCTGCTGGGACAGATTCAG ACGTCGCACCAGGAGTTCAGCGGCCTGAAGCAGTCCAACACGGAGGCCAACCAGCGAGAGGAAGTCCTCAAGAAGCTGGCCTCGGCCCACGACAGCTACGTGGAGATCGGCAACAACCTGCGCGAAGGCACCAAG TTCTACAACGACCTGACCGAGATCCTGCTCAAGTTCCAGAACAAATGCTGCGACATCGTCTTTGCGCGCAAGACGGAGCGGGACGAGCTACTCAA ggagCTGCAGCAGAGTATCGCCCGCGAGCCCAGCGCCCCCAACTTCAACGTCCCCGCCTACCAGAGCCAACCCCCGGCCCCACCCGGCGGCCCGACTCCCGCGCCCAGGACCGTATTT AACCAGGTCCCCCCGCAGGCCCCCCAGCTgacccaagccaagtcccagcCCCCCGCCAGGCCCCCGCCCCCCGTCTTGACTCCCCAGAGCTCGGCGGCCGCCGCGCCCCCCGCCGACAACCCTCCGCCGGTGGCTCAGGGACCCCCTTACCCCGCCTACCAAGGGTACCCGCA GTACTTCCAGATGCCGATGGGCTACAACCCGTACGCCTACGGCCAGTACAACGTGCCCTACGTGCCCTACCAGGCGGGCCCGGGCCAGGCGGGCTACCCGGGCGCCCCCCCGGCCGCTCAGGGCTACCCCGGGTACCCCCCGCAGCCCTCCCAGCAACCCTCGCAGCAGCAGAACTATTACCCGCAGCAATAA
- the ubp1 gene encoding upstream-binding protein 1 isoform X3 produces MAWVLKIDDATIESGLVHDFDASLSGIGQELGAAAYSMSDVLALPIFKQEDSSLPPESESKNPPFQYVLCAATSPAVKLHDETLTYLNQGQSYEVRLLDNRKPGELPELTNKLVKSTVRVVFHDRRLQYTEHQQLEGWKWNRPGDRLLDIDIPMSVGILEPKTHPSQLNAAEFLWDLNKRASVFVQVHCISTEFTPRKHGGEKGVPFRIQIDTFAPGDACDYAEHLHSASCQIKVFKPKGADRKQKTDREKMEKRSAQEKEKYRPSYDTTILSETRLEPVIEEAGDHELKKSSKRTLPADCGDSLAKRGSCSPWPDSAYVAPNQAATPSFTSTPLSTYTAGAAASASLPDSDSSSPNHHAEPGGHAGTEQLSPAASIQDTQKWLLKNRFNSYTRLFTHFSGSDLLKLTRDDLVQICGPADGIRLFNALKSKSVRPRLTLYVCQESPQHSPLLERHGASENGEQAVSPGLHVYHALYLEELTAAELIRKMAGVCGLPLAGVNQVYRQGPTGIHILLSDQMVYNLPDESCFVIGTVKDEQGEGLHLILK; encoded by the exons ATGGCCTGGGTGCTCAAGATCGACGACGCCACCATCGAGTCGGGGCTGGTGCACGACTTCGACGCCAGCCTGTCGGGCATCGGCCAGGAGTTGGGGGCTGCAGCCTACAGCATGAG CGATGTGCTGGCCCTGCCCATCTTCAAGCAGGAGGACTCCAGCCTCCCTCCGGAGAGCGAGAGCAAGAACCCGCCGTTCCAGTACGTGCTGTGCGCCGCCACCTCGCCCGCCGTCAAGCTGCACGACGAGACGCTCACGTACCTCAACCAAG GCCAGTCTTACGAGGTGCGGCTGTTGGACAACCGCAAGCCCGGCGAGTTACCGGAACTCACCAACAAGCTGGTGAAG AGCACCGTGCGCGTGGTGTTTCACGACCGCCGGCTTCAGTACACGGAACACCAACAGCTGGAGGGATGGAAGTGGAATCGTCCCGGCGACCGTCTACTGGACATCG ACATCCCCATGTCGGTGGGCATCCTGGAGCCCAAGACGCACCCCTCCCAGCTCAACGCCGCAGAATTCCTGTGGGATTTGAACAAGAGAGCGTCCGTCTTCGTGCAG GTCCACTGCATCAGCACGGAGTTCACGCCGCGCAAGCACGGCGGCGAGAAGGGCGTCCCCTTCCGGATCCAGATCGACACGTTTGCGCCGGGCGACGCCTGCGACTACGCCGAGCACCTGCACTCGGCGTCCTGCCAAATCAAAGTTTTCAAG CCAAAAGGGGCGGATCGCAAGCAGAAGACGGACCGCGAGAAGATGGAGAAGCGCAGCGCTCAGGAGAAGGAGAAGTACCGGCCGTCCTACGACACCACCATCCTGTCCGAG ACCAGACTGGAGCCCGTCATCGAGGAAGCGGGCGACCACGAGCTGAAGAAGTCCAGCAAGCGGACGCTCCCGGCCGACTGCGGCGACTCCCTGGCCAAGCGAGGCAGC TGTTCCCCGTGGCCGGACAGCGCCTACGTGGCCCCCAACCAGGCAGCTACTCCCTCCTTCACGTCCACGCCGCTCTCCACCTACaccgccggcgccgccgcctccgcctcGCTACCCGACAG CGACTCGTCCTCGCCCAATCACCACGCGGAACCCGGCGGCCACGCCGGCACGGAG CAGTTGAGTCCCGCCGCGTCCATTCAGGACACCCAAAAATGGCTGCTAAAAAACCGATTCAACTCGTACACGCGACTCTTCACACACTTCTCAG GTTCTGATTTGTTAAAGTTAACCCGGGACGACCTGGTCCAGATTTGCGGCCCTGCGGACGGCATCCGACTCTTCAACGCCCTCAAATCAAA GTCCGTGCGTCCCCGCTTGACTTTGTACGTGTGCCAGGAGTCCCCTCAGCACAGCCCCCTGCTGGAGAGACACGGCGCCAGCGAGAATGGCGAACAGGCCGTGTCGCCCGGTTTACACG TGTACCACGCGCTGTACTTGGAGGAGCTGACGGCGGCGGAGCTGATCCGCAAGATGGCCGGCGTGTGCGGCCTCCCGCTGGCCGGCGTCAACCAGGTGTACAGACAAGGACCCACCGGGATTCACATCCTGCTCAGCGACCAG ATGGTGTACAACTTGCCGGACGAGAGCTGCTTCGTCATCGGCACGGTCAAAG ACGAGCAGGGCGAGGGGCTCCATCTCATCCTGAAGTAG
- the ubp1 gene encoding upstream-binding protein 1 isoform X1, translated as MFGPPYRPGLSSHPPREAMLFWQSCTENFRAPLQQRHDGKHRRDVLALPIFKQEDSSLPPESESKNPPFQYVLCAATSPAVKLHDETLTYLNQGQSYEVRLLDNRKPGELPELTNKLVKSTVRVVFHDRRLQYTEHQQLEGWKWNRPGDRLLDIDIPMSVGILEPKTHPSQLNAAEFLWDLNKRASVFVQVHCISTEFTPRKHGGEKGVPFRIQIDTFAPGDACDYAEHLHSASCQIKVFKPKGADRKQKTDREKMEKRSAQEKEKYRPSYDTTILSETRLEPVIEEAGDHELKKSSKRTLPADCGDSLAKRGSCSPWPDSAYVAPNQAATPSFTSTPLSTYTAGAAASASLPDSDSSSPNHHAEPGGHAGTEQLSPAASIQDTQKWLLKNRFNSYTRLFTHFSGSDLLKLTRDDLVQICGPADGIRLFNALKSKSVRPRLTLYVCQESPQHSPLLERHGASENGEQAVSPGLHVYHALYLEELTAAELIRKMAGVCGLPLAGVNQVYRQGPTGIHILLSDQMVYNLPDESCFVIGTVKGESRASERRRRFERLPVVADEQGEGLHLILK; from the exons ATGTTCGGACCGCCGTACCGGCCCGGCCTGAGCTCGCATCCGCCGCGTGAAGCGATGCTCTTCTGGCAGTCGTGCACCGAGAACTTCCGCGCGCCGCTGCAGCAGCGACACGACGGAAAACACCGACG CGATGTGCTGGCCCTGCCCATCTTCAAGCAGGAGGACTCCAGCCTCCCTCCGGAGAGCGAGAGCAAGAACCCGCCGTTCCAGTACGTGCTGTGCGCCGCCACCTCGCCCGCCGTCAAGCTGCACGACGAGACGCTCACGTACCTCAACCAAG GCCAGTCTTACGAGGTGCGGCTGTTGGACAACCGCAAGCCCGGCGAGTTACCGGAACTCACCAACAAGCTGGTGAAG AGCACCGTGCGCGTGGTGTTTCACGACCGCCGGCTTCAGTACACGGAACACCAACAGCTGGAGGGATGGAAGTGGAATCGTCCCGGCGACCGTCTACTGGACATCG ACATCCCCATGTCGGTGGGCATCCTGGAGCCCAAGACGCACCCCTCCCAGCTCAACGCCGCAGAATTCCTGTGGGATTTGAACAAGAGAGCGTCCGTCTTCGTGCAG GTCCACTGCATCAGCACGGAGTTCACGCCGCGCAAGCACGGCGGCGAGAAGGGCGTCCCCTTCCGGATCCAGATCGACACGTTTGCGCCGGGCGACGCCTGCGACTACGCCGAGCACCTGCACTCGGCGTCCTGCCAAATCAAAGTTTTCAAG CCAAAAGGGGCGGATCGCAAGCAGAAGACGGACCGCGAGAAGATGGAGAAGCGCAGCGCTCAGGAGAAGGAGAAGTACCGGCCGTCCTACGACACCACCATCCTGTCCGAG ACCAGACTGGAGCCCGTCATCGAGGAAGCGGGCGACCACGAGCTGAAGAAGTCCAGCAAGCGGACGCTCCCGGCCGACTGCGGCGACTCCCTGGCCAAGCGAGGCAGC TGTTCCCCGTGGCCGGACAGCGCCTACGTGGCCCCCAACCAGGCAGCTACTCCCTCCTTCACGTCCACGCCGCTCTCCACCTACaccgccggcgccgccgcctccgcctcGCTACCCGACAG CGACTCGTCCTCGCCCAATCACCACGCGGAACCCGGCGGCCACGCCGGCACGGAG CAGTTGAGTCCCGCCGCGTCCATTCAGGACACCCAAAAATGGCTGCTAAAAAACCGATTCAACTCGTACACGCGACTCTTCACACACTTCTCAG GTTCTGATTTGTTAAAGTTAACCCGGGACGACCTGGTCCAGATTTGCGGCCCTGCGGACGGCATCCGACTCTTCAACGCCCTCAAATCAAA GTCCGTGCGTCCCCGCTTGACTTTGTACGTGTGCCAGGAGTCCCCTCAGCACAGCCCCCTGCTGGAGAGACACGGCGCCAGCGAGAATGGCGAACAGGCCGTGTCGCCCGGTTTACACG TGTACCACGCGCTGTACTTGGAGGAGCTGACGGCGGCGGAGCTGATCCGCAAGATGGCCGGCGTGTGCGGCCTCCCGCTGGCCGGCGTCAACCAGGTGTACAGACAAGGACCCACCGGGATTCACATCCTGCTCAGCGACCAG ATGGTGTACAACTTGCCGGACGAGAGCTGCTTCGTCATCGGCACGGTCAAAGGTGAGTCTCGCGCGTCCGAACGCCGGCGGCGCTTTGAACGTCTCCCTGTCGTTGCAGACGAGCAGGGCGAGGGGCTCCATCTCATCCTGAAGTAG
- the ubp1 gene encoding upstream-binding protein 1 isoform X2: MAWVLKIDDATIESGLVHDFDASLSGIGQELGAAAYSMSDVLALPIFKQEDSSLPPESESKNPPFQYVLCAATSPAVKLHDETLTYLNQGQSYEVRLLDNRKPGELPELTNKLVKSTVRVVFHDRRLQYTEHQQLEGWKWNRPGDRLLDIDIPMSVGILEPKTHPSQLNAAEFLWDLNKRASVFVQVHCISTEFTPRKHGGEKGVPFRIQIDTFAPGDACDYAEHLHSASCQIKVFKPKGADRKQKTDREKMEKRSAQEKEKYRPSYDTTILSETRLEPVIEEAGDHELKKSSKRTLPADCGDSLAKRGSCSPWPDSAYVAPNQAATPSFTSTPLSTYTAGAAASASLPDSDSSSPNHHAEPGGHAGTEQLSPAASIQDTQKWLLKNRFNSYTRLFTHFSGSDLLKLTRDDLVQICGPADGIRLFNALKSKSVRPRLTLYVCQESPQHSPLLERHGASENGEQAVSPGLHVYHALYLEELTAAELIRKMAGVCGLPLAGVNQVYRQGPTGIHILLSDQMVYNLPDESCFVIGTVKGESRASERRRRFERLPVVADEQGEGLHLILK; the protein is encoded by the exons ATGGCCTGGGTGCTCAAGATCGACGACGCCACCATCGAGTCGGGGCTGGTGCACGACTTCGACGCCAGCCTGTCGGGCATCGGCCAGGAGTTGGGGGCTGCAGCCTACAGCATGAG CGATGTGCTGGCCCTGCCCATCTTCAAGCAGGAGGACTCCAGCCTCCCTCCGGAGAGCGAGAGCAAGAACCCGCCGTTCCAGTACGTGCTGTGCGCCGCCACCTCGCCCGCCGTCAAGCTGCACGACGAGACGCTCACGTACCTCAACCAAG GCCAGTCTTACGAGGTGCGGCTGTTGGACAACCGCAAGCCCGGCGAGTTACCGGAACTCACCAACAAGCTGGTGAAG AGCACCGTGCGCGTGGTGTTTCACGACCGCCGGCTTCAGTACACGGAACACCAACAGCTGGAGGGATGGAAGTGGAATCGTCCCGGCGACCGTCTACTGGACATCG ACATCCCCATGTCGGTGGGCATCCTGGAGCCCAAGACGCACCCCTCCCAGCTCAACGCCGCAGAATTCCTGTGGGATTTGAACAAGAGAGCGTCCGTCTTCGTGCAG GTCCACTGCATCAGCACGGAGTTCACGCCGCGCAAGCACGGCGGCGAGAAGGGCGTCCCCTTCCGGATCCAGATCGACACGTTTGCGCCGGGCGACGCCTGCGACTACGCCGAGCACCTGCACTCGGCGTCCTGCCAAATCAAAGTTTTCAAG CCAAAAGGGGCGGATCGCAAGCAGAAGACGGACCGCGAGAAGATGGAGAAGCGCAGCGCTCAGGAGAAGGAGAAGTACCGGCCGTCCTACGACACCACCATCCTGTCCGAG ACCAGACTGGAGCCCGTCATCGAGGAAGCGGGCGACCACGAGCTGAAGAAGTCCAGCAAGCGGACGCTCCCGGCCGACTGCGGCGACTCCCTGGCCAAGCGAGGCAGC TGTTCCCCGTGGCCGGACAGCGCCTACGTGGCCCCCAACCAGGCAGCTACTCCCTCCTTCACGTCCACGCCGCTCTCCACCTACaccgccggcgccgccgcctccgcctcGCTACCCGACAG CGACTCGTCCTCGCCCAATCACCACGCGGAACCCGGCGGCCACGCCGGCACGGAG CAGTTGAGTCCCGCCGCGTCCATTCAGGACACCCAAAAATGGCTGCTAAAAAACCGATTCAACTCGTACACGCGACTCTTCACACACTTCTCAG GTTCTGATTTGTTAAAGTTAACCCGGGACGACCTGGTCCAGATTTGCGGCCCTGCGGACGGCATCCGACTCTTCAACGCCCTCAAATCAAA GTCCGTGCGTCCCCGCTTGACTTTGTACGTGTGCCAGGAGTCCCCTCAGCACAGCCCCCTGCTGGAGAGACACGGCGCCAGCGAGAATGGCGAACAGGCCGTGTCGCCCGGTTTACACG TGTACCACGCGCTGTACTTGGAGGAGCTGACGGCGGCGGAGCTGATCCGCAAGATGGCCGGCGTGTGCGGCCTCCCGCTGGCCGGCGTCAACCAGGTGTACAGACAAGGACCCACCGGGATTCACATCCTGCTCAGCGACCAG ATGGTGTACAACTTGCCGGACGAGAGCTGCTTCGTCATCGGCACGGTCAAAGGTGAGTCTCGCGCGTCCGAACGCCGGCGGCGCTTTGAACGTCTCCCTGTCGTTGCAGACGAGCAGGGCGAGGGGCTCCATCTCATCCTGAAGTAG